Within Pseudobacteriovorax antillogorgiicola, the genomic segment ACGCGCTGCCTCTTTTTTAGAACCTGGTTGACAGTTTCTACGATCTTGGTCAGATCGAAGGGTTTAGCCAGCCAATGATCGACCTTCATCTTTCGTCCAGTTTCGATCAACTCAGGCTTCGAATACGAAGTCATCACAATTAGCCCAGCTGTTTCCGCAATTCTCATCTTGCGCAAGGTCTTGATGAACTGAATGCCATTCATCCTGGGCATTTTTAAGTCTGTAATGATGAGGTGAACGCCGGGAGTAGCAATAAGTTTGTTGAGCCCTTCCTGGCCATCGACCGCAGCCATCACATGAAAGCCGTTTTCTTCGAGTTCGGCTTCTAGTAAGGCTCGCAAATCGTCTTCGTCCTCAATGAGAAGAACCTTTGTTCGAACTTCCACTCCATCTCTTGTATGGGATTGCTTCGGATTTGATGCAGGTTGCTCAGGCATGGGTTCGCCAGTAATGGCTGAAACTTTCTCAAGTGCAATGGGGTGACCTTGATCAGCTGCTTTTCGCCACCAGGATAAGGCTTGATCGAGGTCGACGTCACGATCCAGGCCAATTTCGAAGAGAAAGGCTAGGGAGCACTGCGCTTCGGGGTCGCCTTCTTCCGCCAGTTTTTCCACCTTAGTTGACATCAAGTTCCTCGGGTCAGATATTCTGCTAGTCTGATATCGGTGGTCTCGGTACATTCTTGAATGATCCTCTAACCATGAAGGTTCGACATAGGGTGTATTCGCCTAATTGCGGAAAATGCTTCAAACGGCTGCTTCCTCTATGTCTCGGATTTTTTATTAGAAATACGGATGAATCTAAGGTATATCGGAATTCAAACAATAACTGCTTTGTGTTAACAGGTATTGGAGCATTCATTGATGGAAGTAGAGCGAATTGGCGATATCGTGGAGTCCCCCTATACGATTTCCCTAGATGACGATCCAATTCCAGCGAAAATCATTGAAGAAACTCTTGGAGTAAAGTGTTTTTCCTTCGCTCGGAGCGATGATCTCCTGCGGAATGCAAAGCGGTTTGAGCCCATGGGTGCATTTATTGATATCTATCTCAATGGAGAGTGTGGCCTCGATGTGGTTCCTACAGTCAGAACCCTTTGGCCAACGACTGCCATTATCGTGATGACAGGTGATCCAGACGACAATCTCGTAGGCCAAGCTCTAGCATCCGGTGCCGATGACTTTATTCGTAAGCCGATCAGCCCTCCAGAAGTCTTGGCGAGACTGAAAGCTCGGGTCGAGGATCGCAAGGATAAAAGTAGCTACAATCTTTTGAAGTTT encodes:
- a CDS encoding response regulator; the encoded protein is MSTKVEKLAEEGDPEAQCSLAFLFEIGLDRDVDLDQALSWWRKAADQGHPIALEKVSAITGEPMPEQPASNPKQSHTRDGVEVRTKVLLIEDEDDLRALLEAELEENGFHVMAAVDGQEGLNKLIATPGVHLIITDLKMPRMNGIQFIKTLRKMRIAETAGLIVMTSYSKPELIETGRKMKVDHWLAKPFDLTKIVETVNQVLKKRQRVA
- a CDS encoding response regulator transcription factor, which encodes MEVERIGDIVESPYTISLDDDPIPAKIIEETLGVKCFSFARSDDLLRNAKRFEPMGAFIDIYLNGECGLDVVPTVRTLWPTTAIIVMTGDPDDNLVGQALASGADDFIRKPISPPEVLARLKARVEDRKDKSSYNLLKFGDIRIDLRNKSMSGLKGNVFLSNKELDLLAKMIRTSGVVVPKAVLKRELWGRTTVSDNALDRKIFEVRKALKSVSEKVELQSIYGVGMVLRLRTFEHDREILEDIDSKLQFS